A DNA window from Iodobacter ciconiae contains the following coding sequences:
- a CDS encoding inorganic phosphate transporter → MVLALGFVLTYEFINGFHDTANAVATVIYTKAMPPHLAVVASGICNFFGVLLSGLGVAYAIVHLLPVELLLNVGSKQGLIMVFALLAAAIIWNLGTWYLGLPASSSHTLIGSILGVGIANAWMTSIPLLEGINTQKAIDIMLSLLISPTVGFLVAGGLLLLLKKFRAESRMHNTPDERKALDGKKHPPFWTRVALIVSAMGISFAHGSNDGQKGIGLLMLVLIGIVPGKFVVDMASSTYQIERTHDAALHLQQFYSRNSYRLSNYIDQSAQDPLPPQFKCDSRQTMPASNELVTKLAGIHNYEQLSEDERIRVRRLLLCLDDTAKKVSKLPSITSAEKADLDRLRKDLSATTEYAPQWVIIAIALALGLGTMIGWKRIVLTVGEKIGNKGMTYSQGMAAQITAASAIGIASLTGMPVSTTHVLSSAVAGTMVANRSGLQSQTVKNILLAWALTLPVSMALSGGLFIAASHWIK, encoded by the coding sequence TTGGTTCTGGCCCTTGGCTTTGTACTTACCTACGAATTTATTAACGGCTTTCACGATACGGCCAACGCTGTTGCTACGGTTATTTACACCAAGGCCATGCCCCCTCATCTGGCTGTGGTTGCATCGGGTATCTGTAATTTCTTTGGTGTACTTCTGAGCGGACTGGGTGTCGCTTATGCCATTGTTCATCTGCTCCCTGTCGAGCTTTTGCTCAATGTAGGATCCAAGCAAGGCCTTATTATGGTTTTCGCGCTATTGGCTGCGGCAATCATCTGGAATCTGGGCACATGGTATCTGGGCTTACCCGCATCAAGTTCGCATACTCTGATTGGCTCCATTCTTGGCGTGGGGATTGCCAATGCTTGGATGACAAGCATCCCTCTGCTTGAAGGCATCAACACCCAGAAAGCAATCGACATCATGCTATCACTACTGATTTCACCTACCGTAGGCTTTCTGGTTGCGGGTGGTCTGCTTCTTTTGCTGAAAAAGTTCCGCGCCGAGTCGCGCATGCACAATACGCCTGATGAGCGTAAAGCATTAGATGGCAAAAAACATCCACCCTTTTGGACCCGCGTTGCGCTCATTGTCTCTGCCATGGGTATCAGCTTTGCACATGGCTCCAATGACGGACAAAAAGGCATTGGCCTCTTAATGCTGGTACTGATCGGCATTGTGCCAGGTAAATTTGTAGTGGATATGGCCAGCAGCACTTACCAAATCGAGCGCACACACGATGCCGCTCTGCATCTACAGCAATTTTACAGCCGCAATAGCTACCGGCTAAGTAACTATATCGATCAAAGTGCACAGGACCCGTTACCACCGCAATTCAAGTGCGACTCCAGGCAAACCATGCCAGCTAGCAATGAGCTGGTAACCAAACTGGCAGGCATTCACAACTACGAGCAGCTTTCCGAGGATGAACGTATCCGTGTGCGCCGCTTGCTGCTCTGCCTTGATGACACTGCTAAAAAAGTCAGCAAGCTACCAAGCATCACTTCGGCAGAAAAAGCCGACCTGGATCGCCTGCGCAAAGATCTTTCAGCCACCACCGAATATGCCCCGCAGTGGGTGATTATTGCGATTGCACTGGCTCTGGGGCTGGGTACCATGATTGGCTGGAAGCGGATTGTACTGACTGTTGGTGAAAAAATTGGCAATAAGGGCATGACCTACAGCCAGGGGATGGCTGCCCAGATTACCGCAGCATCTGCCATCGGCATTGCCAGCCTGACCGGCATGCCCGTTTCAACTACCCATGTTTTATCATCTGCCGTAGCAGGAACCATGGTCGCCAATCGTAGCGGCCTGCAAAGCCAGACAGTGAAAAACATCCTGCTGGCCTGGGCTCTGACACTACCTGTCTCAATGGCACTATCAGGTGGCTTATTTATTGCGGCAAGTCATTGGATTAAATAA
- a CDS encoding protein adenylyltransferase SelO: MKATFDQILLTPRFGRLPGHFYSRILPTPLPAPYLMAWNTELAHEMGFESMAEQQPNLTDYLCGNRLPQGSEPIASIYSGHQFGVNAGQLGDGRAILIAEYLAPNGRHWEMQLKGAGPTPYSRRADGRAVLRSSIREYLCSEAMHGLGIATTRALGMAGSEQSVWREKLETAAVVLRVAPSFVRFGHFEYHRQNPDSLQTLADWVIQSHYPDCALASNPYVALLESVVERTALMIAKWQAVGFCHGVMNSDNMSILGLTLDYGPFGFMDSFDAGHICNHSDSAGRYAYQQQPEIGLWNLHVLAQTLLPLMDKESALHALQSYQGQFENHFANLLRQKLGLLHWQEDDWNLITRLFELMHHSHCDWTYFWRNLPTSGSQLRNHFQDRATFDIWFANYQTRLSTEARNPLERQAAMNRVNPKYVLRNYLAEIAIRKARDEGDFKEIKALQQCLMHPFDEQTNFEHYAELPPEWAAQIGVSCSS; the protein is encoded by the coding sequence ATGAAAGCCACTTTTGATCAGATATTACTGACACCACGCTTTGGTCGTCTACCCGGGCATTTTTACTCACGCATATTACCAACGCCACTTCCCGCCCCCTATCTGATGGCCTGGAATACCGAATTAGCCCATGAAATGGGATTTGAAAGCATGGCCGAACAGCAACCTAACCTTACTGATTACCTCTGCGGTAATCGCTTGCCACAGGGTAGCGAGCCTATCGCAAGCATATATTCCGGTCACCAGTTTGGCGTCAATGCAGGCCAGCTTGGTGATGGCAGGGCCATTTTAATTGCAGAGTATCTCGCCCCCAATGGCCGCCACTGGGAAATGCAACTTAAAGGAGCAGGCCCCACCCCCTATTCACGCCGTGCCGATGGCAGAGCCGTACTGAGATCATCAATCCGTGAATATTTATGCTCCGAAGCCATGCACGGGCTTGGAATTGCCACAACCCGTGCACTTGGCATGGCAGGCTCGGAGCAGAGCGTATGGCGGGAAAAGCTTGAAACTGCCGCCGTGGTTCTGCGTGTCGCCCCCAGCTTTGTGCGTTTTGGTCATTTTGAGTACCATCGCCAAAATCCTGATTCACTACAAACACTCGCCGATTGGGTAATTCAATCTCACTACCCGGATTGTGCTTTGGCCAGCAATCCCTATGTCGCTCTGCTTGAAAGCGTAGTGGAGCGCACCGCACTCATGATTGCAAAATGGCAGGCTGTCGGCTTTTGCCATGGCGTAATGAATTCCGACAATATGAGCATACTGGGGCTTACCCTCGACTACGGCCCTTTTGGCTTTATGGACAGCTTTGATGCAGGGCATATTTGCAACCACTCTGACAGTGCCGGACGCTATGCTTACCAGCAGCAGCCCGAGATCGGGCTCTGGAATCTGCACGTTCTGGCACAGACCTTACTTCCTCTAATGGACAAAGAATCAGCGCTACATGCCCTGCAGAGCTACCAAGGACAATTTGAAAACCATTTCGCCAATTTGTTACGCCAGAAACTAGGGCTACTTCACTGGCAGGAAGACGACTGGAATCTGATCACCAGACTATTTGAACTAATGCACCATAGCCACTGCGACTGGACCTACTTCTGGCGTAATCTACCCACATCAGGCTCACAACTGCGTAATCATTTCCAAGACAGAGCCACTTTTGATATTTGGTTTGCCAATTATCAGACACGCCTTAGTACAGAAGCACGCAATCCTCTTGAACGGCAAGCGGCGATGAATCGGGTCAACCCCAAATATGTGTTGCGCAACTACCTGGCCGAAATTGCTATTCGCAAAGCCAGAGACGAAGGTGATTTCAAAGAAATCAAAGCGTTACAGCAATGCCTGATGCACCCCTTTGATGAACAAACCAATTTTGAGCATTATGCAGAGCTGCCACCAGAGTGGGCTGCACAGATCGGCGTTTCTTGCTCGTCCTAA